One genomic window of Pseudomonas chlororaphis subsp. piscium includes the following:
- a CDS encoding LysR substrate-binding domain-containing protein: MRLRHIEVIQALLQTGHLGTAAELLQLPVAEVEAILRDAESQSGFMLFASVRGRLQATREARELQPAIATLYDAFEPVQRLADSLKQYQAPPLRIIGTPPLAQQLLPQSIAALRRRFPDTPCNLASQSTRDMVKSLLLREGDLGLSLHNPDHPDIQCVALAQGKLQLLAPHGWLQPKQKYISLQDLAGQAMVGLEGQDPLSVTLDSKLQNLRPSPSIHTRVQTHQMMRSMVEAGEGLAIVDPFTALGAREGGLDVCPLSPPILVTLYALTRGGSPSSPTLEALLETLTEKAESMLAG; this comes from the coding sequence ATGCGTTTACGTCATATCGAAGTGATTCAGGCGCTCCTGCAAACCGGTCACCTGGGCACGGCCGCCGAGCTGTTGCAACTGCCGGTGGCCGAGGTGGAAGCGATCCTGCGCGACGCAGAAAGCCAATCGGGTTTCATGCTCTTCGCCAGTGTTCGCGGACGCCTGCAAGCCACCCGGGAGGCTCGCGAGCTACAACCGGCGATCGCTACCCTGTATGACGCCTTCGAGCCCGTGCAACGTCTGGCCGACAGCCTGAAGCAATACCAGGCGCCGCCCTTGCGCATCATTGGCACCCCGCCCCTGGCCCAGCAGTTGTTGCCACAGAGCATCGCCGCCCTGCGCCGGCGTTTTCCCGACACCCCGTGCAATCTCGCCAGCCAGAGCACCCGCGACATGGTCAAGAGCCTGTTGCTGCGTGAAGGCGACCTGGGCCTGAGCCTGCACAATCCCGATCACCCCGATATCCAGTGCGTCGCCCTGGCACAGGGCAAGCTGCAACTGCTGGCCCCTCACGGCTGGCTGCAACCGAAGCAGAAGTACATTTCCCTGCAGGACCTGGCGGGCCAGGCCATGGTCGGCCTGGAAGGCCAGGATCCGCTGAGCGTGACCCTGGACAGCAAGTTGCAGAACCTGCGCCCCAGCCCGAGCATCCACACCCGGGTACAGACCCATCAGATGATGCGCAGCATGGTCGAGGCCGGCGAAGGCCTGGCGATTGTCGACCCCTTCACCGCCCTCGGCGCGCGCGAGGGCGGCCTGGACGTCTGTCCGCTGTCGCCACCGATCCTGGTCACCCTCTATGCCCTGACCCGCGGCGGCAGCCCGTCCTCGCCCACCCTGGAAGCGCTGCTGGAAACCCTCACGGAAAAGGCCGAAAGCATGCTGGCCGGCTAG
- a CDS encoding NADPH-dependent FMN reductase produces MSNVYTIAVLVGSLRKASINRKVALALAELAPANLRLKIVEIGDLPLYNEDIDVDPPAAYKAFREQVSAADAVLFVTPEYNRSVPAPMKNAIDVGSRPYGKSAWSGKPGAVISASPGAIGGFGANHHLRQSLVFLNVPCMQQPEAYLSGAGSAFDEAGKLSESLKPFLEKFINAYAQWVEQHKKL; encoded by the coding sequence ATGAGCAACGTCTACACGATTGCAGTGCTGGTCGGCAGCCTGAGAAAGGCCTCGATCAACCGGAAAGTGGCGCTGGCCCTGGCGGAACTGGCGCCGGCCAACCTGCGGTTGAAGATTGTCGAGATCGGCGACCTGCCGCTCTACAACGAAGACATCGATGTAGACCCGCCGGCCGCCTACAAGGCGTTCCGCGAGCAGGTGAGCGCCGCCGATGCCGTGCTGTTCGTCACTCCGGAATACAACCGCTCGGTTCCCGCACCGATGAAAAACGCCATCGACGTGGGGTCGCGACCCTACGGCAAGAGCGCCTGGAGCGGCAAGCCGGGGGCCGTGATCAGCGCATCCCCGGGCGCCATCGGCGGTTTTGGCGCCAACCATCACCTGCGCCAGTCCCTGGTGTTCCTCAATGTGCCGTGCATGCAGCAGCCGGAAGCCTACCTGAGCGGCGCCGGTTCGGCCTTCGACGAGGCGGGCAAGCTGTCCGAGTCGCTCAAGCCGTTCCTGGAGAAATTCATCAACGCCTACGCCCAGTGGGTCGAGCAACACAAAAAGCTCTGA